A genomic region of Pseudochaenichthys georgianus chromosome 12, fPseGeo1.2, whole genome shotgun sequence contains the following coding sequences:
- the tnpo1 gene encoding transportin-1 isoform X4 yields MECEWKPDEQGLQQILQLLKESQSPDTSTQRSVQQRLEQLNQYPDFNNYLIFVLTKLKSEDEPTRSLSGLILKNNVKAHYQNFPNGVSDFIKSECLQNIGDSSPLIRATVGILITTIASKGELQNWLELLPKLCLLLDSEDYNTCEGAFGALQKICEDSAEILDSDLLDRPLNIMIPKFLQFFKHNSPKIRSHAIACVNQFIISRTQALMLHIDPFIENLFALATDEEPEVRKNVCRALVMLLEVRLDRLLPHMLNIIEYMLLRTQDQDENVALEACEFWLTLAEQPVCKEVLCGHLSQLTPVLVNGMKYSEIDIILLKGDTEEDEAIPDNEQDIRPRFHRSRTVAQQHEEDGIEDDDDEDDELDDDDDTISDWNLRKCSAAALDVLANVFREDLLQPILPLLKELLFHPEWVVKESGILVLGAIAEGCMQGMIPYLPELIPHLVQCLSDKKALVRSITCWTLSRYAHWVVSQPPDTYLKPLMTELLKRILDSNKRVQEAACSAFATLEEEACTELVPYLAFILDTLVFAFSKYQHKNLLILYDAIGTLADSVGHHLNKPEYIQMLMPPLIAKWNQLKDEDKDLFPLLECLSSVATALQSGFLPYCEPVYQRCVNLVQKTLAQAMLYQSQPDQYEAPDKDFMIVALDLLSGLAEGLGGTIEELVARSNILTLMYQCMQDKMPEVRQSSFALLGDLTKACFQHVKPCIADFMPILGTNLNPELISVCNNATWAIGEISIQMGSDMQPYIAMVLHQLVEIINRPNTPKTLLENTGAPLCET; encoded by the exons ATGGAGTGTGAGTGGAAACCAGACGAGCAAGGACTTCAACAAATTCTACAGCTGCTGAAAGAGTCCCAGTCACCAGATACCTCCACACAGAGATCCGTCCAGCAA AGACTCGAGCAGCTGAACCAGTATCCCGATTTTAACAACTATTTGATATTTGTTCTGACTAAGTTAAAATCGGAAG ATGAACCCACGCGGTCCCTGAGTGGGCTGATACTGAAGAACAATGTGAAAGCCCACTATCAGAACTTCCCTAATGGCGTGTCTGATTTCATCAAGAGCGAGTGCCTCCAGAACATCGGAGACTCGTCTCCTCTCATCCGGGCCACCGTGG GTATCCTCATCACCACCATCGCCTCAAAGGGAGAGCTACAAAACTGGCTGGAGCTTTTACCTAAACTCTGCCTGCTGCTGGATTCTGAGGACTACAACACATGTGAG GGAGCGTTTGGAGCCCTGCAGAAGATCTGCGAGGACTCTGCTGAGATTTTGGACAGTGACCTCCTGGATCGTCCTCTCAACATCATGATCCCCAAGTTCTTGCAGTTTTTTAAGCACAACAGTCCGAAGATTAG GTCTCATGCCATTGCCTGCGTGAATCAGTTCATCATCAGCCGGACTCAGGCGCTCATGCTGCACATCGACCCCTTCATTGAG AACCTGTTTGCGCTGGCGACCGATGAGGAACCGGAGGTGAGGAAGAATGTGTGCAGAGCTTTAGTCATGCTGCTGGAAGTCCGTCTGGACCGCCTCCTGCCACACATGCTCAACATCATAGAG TACATGCTACTGAGGACTCAGGACCAAGATGAGAATGTCGCCTTGGAGGCCTGTGAGTTCTGGCTTACTCTGGCAGAGCAGCCTGTGTGTAAGGAAGTGCTGTGTGGACACCTCTCTCa GCTCACTCCGGTGCTTGTCAATGGGATGAAATACTCCGAGATTGACATAATCCTGCTCAAG GGGGACACGGAGGAAGATGAGGCTATTCCCGACAACGAGCAGGACATCAGGCCGCGCTTCCATCGCTCCCGCACAGTCGCCCAGCAGCATGAGGAAGACGGGATCGAGGATGACGACGATGAGGATGATGAGCTGGATGATGATGACGACACCATCTCTGATTGGAACCTGC GCAAGTGTTCGGCTGCAGCGCTGGACGTGTTGGCCAACGTGTTCAGGGAGGACCTGCTGCAGCCCATCCTGCCCCTCCTCAAAGAGCTGCTCTTCCATCCAGAGTGGGTGGTCAAAGAGTCTGGCATCCTAGTGCTGGGGGCTATAGCTGAAG GCTGTATGCAGGGCATGATCCCGTACCTGCCCGAGCTCATCCCCCATCTGGTCCAGTGTTTGTCTGACAAGAAGGCCCTGGTGCGGTCCATCACCTGCTGGACACTGAGCCGCTATGCCCACTGGGTGGTCAGCCAGCCCCCAGATACTTACCTGAAACCTCTAATGACGGAGCTGCTCAAACGCATCCTGGATAGCAACAAGCGTGTGCAGGAGGCGGCGTGCAG TGCCTTTGCCACTCTGGAGGAAGAGGCTTGCACAGAGCTGGTGCCCTACCTGGCGTTCATCCTCGACACCCTGGTGTTCGCTTTCAGCAAGTACCAGCACAAAAACCTGCTCATTCTTTACGACgccatcggcaccctggcagACTCCGTGGGGCACCATCTCAATAAACCG GAATACATCCAGATGTTGATGCCTCCACTGATCGCAAAGTGGAACCAGCTGAAAGATGAAGACAAAGATCTCTTCCCGTTATTAGAA TGTCTGTCGTCTGTAGCCACGGCCCTGCAGAGCGGCTTCCTGCCCTACTGCGAGCCTGTGTACCAACGCTGTGTCAACCTGGTGCAGAAGACCCTCGCTCAAGCCATG CTTTATCAGTCACAGCCGGACCAGTATGAGGCTCCAGACAAAGACTTCATGATCGTGGCTCTGGATCTCCTCAGTGGGCTGGCTGAGGGCTTGGGAGGCACCATAGAGGAGCTGGTTGCTCGGAGCAACATCCTCACCCTTATGTACCAGTGCATGCAG GACAAAATGCCAGAAGTGCGTCAGAGTTCTTTTGCTCTGCTCGGGGATTTAACCAAGGCTTGTTTCCAACACGTCAAACCATGCATCG CTGATTTTATGCCCATACTGGGTACTAATTTAAACCCAGAATTAATATCAGTGTGCAACAACGCAACATGGGCAATCGGAGAGATATCTATACAAATGG GCTCTGACATGCAGCCGTACATTGCCATGGTGCTGCACCAGCTGGTGGAGATCATTAACAGGCCCAACACCCCAAAGACCCTGCTGGAGAACACAG GTGCACCTCTCTGCGAAACATAA